The following are encoded together in the Malaya genurostris strain Urasoe2022 chromosome 3, Malgen_1.1, whole genome shotgun sequence genome:
- the LOC131438237 gene encoding uncharacterized protein LOC131438237, which produces MRVFWKFIIVLVLTVVGLCSDWENQGANFSQDHDDGTVQQKGRNTSKSDHLRSKREASNGETSASLWEWLTGQDKPTQCVMVSVGGVIGGGALMGAFVGAGIGSAFTGPGTIIGALIGGVVGIFSGVSVGHRAGAAACDAGCDTGPGSSNCYPYSN; this is translated from the exons ATGCGCGTCTTTTGGAAGTTCATTATCGTTCTGGTGCTGACGGTTGTAGGGCTGTGTTCCGATTGGGAAAATCAGGGAGCTAACTTTAGCCAAGATCACGACGATGGGACGGTGCAACAGAAAGGACGAAACACATCCAAAAGTGACCATCTGAGGTCGAAACGCGAAGCGTCGAACGGAGAAACGA GTGCGTCGCTGTGGGAATGGCTAACCGGACAGGATAAACCCACTCAGTGCGTGATGGTATCGGTGGGTGGGGTTATCGGGGGTGGTGCCCTAATGGGTGCCTTCGTAGGTGCTGGAATCGGTAGTGCCTTCACCGGACCGGGTACGATAATCGGTGCACTGATTGGAGGAGTGGTTGGAATCTTCAGcggtgtcagtgtgggacatcGGGCCGGAGCAGCAGCCTGTGATGCCGGTTGTGACACGGGACCAGGCAGCAGTAACTGTTACCCATATAGTAACTGA